The proteins below are encoded in one region of Bifidobacterium dentium JCM 1195 = DSM 20436:
- the hflX gene encoding GTPase HflX, protein MGGVLADQSEVLLDTGDGGRFHESHDEQWQERESRNALKHVAGLGEKQDVTEVEYRKVRLERVVLVGVWSSRETTQAAAEESLRELAALAETAGAVVCDGLLQHRIKPDAATYVGSGKARELAGIVAQEDADTIVVDDDLPPSQRRALEDATKVKVVDRTAVILDIFAQHATSREGKAQVELAQLEYMLPRLRGWGGSLSRQAGGRAAGADAGIGSRGPGETKIEMDRRVIRSRIAKLRRQIAEMAPAREVKRGSRRRFGLPTVAVVGYTNAGKSSLTNRLTGSAELVENALFATLDTAVRRARAKDGRLYAYVDTVGFVRRLPTQLIEAFKSTLEEVAEADLIVHVVDGSHPDPFSQIDAVNDVLADIDGVGAIPTIVAFNKSDLMGEAVRERIEALMPDAYVVSAYSGEGVDELRTGIESMLPTPNVHVEALLPYSAGSLVSRVREYGKVLAVEYRDDGMMLRAEVDDHLAARIVEQAIA, encoded by the coding sequence ATGGGCGGCGTGCTCGCCGACCAGTCGGAAGTGCTGCTCGACACCGGCGACGGGGGGCGTTTCCACGAATCCCACGATGAACAATGGCAGGAGCGTGAATCCCGCAATGCGCTGAAGCATGTGGCGGGTCTCGGCGAGAAGCAGGACGTCACCGAAGTCGAATACCGTAAGGTACGACTCGAGCGCGTGGTGCTCGTCGGCGTATGGTCTTCCCGTGAAACCACCCAGGCCGCGGCCGAGGAATCATTGCGAGAGCTGGCCGCACTCGCCGAGACTGCGGGCGCCGTGGTGTGCGACGGGTTGCTTCAGCATCGTATCAAGCCGGACGCGGCCACCTATGTCGGTTCCGGTAAGGCACGCGAACTGGCGGGTATCGTGGCGCAGGAGGATGCCGACACCATCGTGGTGGATGACGATCTGCCGCCAAGCCAACGTCGAGCCCTCGAAGACGCCACCAAGGTGAAGGTGGTCGACCGTACCGCCGTGATTCTCGACATCTTCGCCCAACATGCCACCTCCCGTGAGGGCAAGGCGCAGGTTGAACTGGCTCAGCTTGAATACATGCTGCCGCGACTGCGTGGTTGGGGCGGATCGTTGTCCCGTCAGGCCGGAGGCCGTGCGGCGGGCGCCGATGCGGGCATCGGCTCGCGAGGTCCGGGCGAGACGAAAATCGAGATGGATCGTCGTGTGATCCGCAGTCGCATCGCCAAGCTGCGTCGTCAGATCGCCGAAATGGCCCCCGCACGTGAGGTCAAGCGTGGCTCCCGACGACGTTTCGGACTGCCGACGGTTGCCGTGGTCGGCTATACCAACGCCGGCAAATCATCGCTGACCAACCGCCTGACCGGTTCCGCCGAGCTGGTGGAGAACGCCTTGTTCGCCACGCTTGATACCGCGGTGCGTCGTGCGCGTGCGAAGGACGGTCGTCTGTACGCATACGTCGACACCGTCGGATTCGTGCGCCGTCTGCCCACGCAACTGATCGAAGCGTTCAAGTCCACGCTGGAGGAGGTCGCCGAAGCCGATCTGATCGTGCATGTGGTCGACGGTTCCCATCCCGACCCGTTCTCGCAGATAGATGCGGTGAACGACGTGCTCGCCGATATCGATGGCGTGGGAGCCATTCCGACCATAGTGGCGTTCAACAAATCAGATCTTATGGGTGAAGCGGTTCGTGAACGCATCGAGGCCCTGATGCCCGACGCGTACGTTGTTTCCGCATATTCGGGCGAGGGCGTGGACGAACTGCGCACCGGAATCGAATCCATGCTGCCGACCCCGAACGTGCATGTGGAGGCGTTGCTGCCATATTCCGCCGGATCGCTGGTGTCACGCGTCCGCGAATACGGCAAGGTGCTTGCCGTCGAATATCGCGACGACGGCATGATGCTCCGGGCGGAGGTCGATGACCATCTGGCGGCGCGGATAGTTGAACAGGCCATTGCCTGA
- a CDS encoding DUF3418 domain-containing protein — protein sequence MKFEYPSQLPVSAARGDIAEAVTSSQVVIVSGQTGSGKTTQLPKILLELGRGSHGRQIVHTQPRRLAARTVAERIASEMGVRLGDEVGYQVRFTDESSPKTRLRVVTDGILLAQIQRDPKLMQYDTIVIDEAHERSLNIDFLLGYLTALLPKRRDLKLIITSATIDSVKFQEHFEHALHTKVPVIEVSGRTYPVQIVYEPLGTAPALMRSVPGFETGAMPGDSDYEALSAAPDAKDSGRDVNIDMPTAVACACAELVIHSSHDRGARDILVFASGERDIHEFENALRHHYGPRAADMRRPDAIEIVPLFARLSSKEQHKVFEPHEHQRIVIATNVAETSLTVPGIRYVVDPGTARISRYSKTAKVQRLPIEPISQASANQRSGRCGRIADGIAIRLYSREDFETRPEFTEPEILRTSLGAVVLHMLSVGVARTAQDVTEFGFIDPPDMKAVSDGFNELTELKAIARKHGEVVLTHTGRQLARIPIDVRLGRMIIEAAKSTTPNTLAAVLVVVAFLSLQDPRERPDENREEADRIHNRYADASSDFVTALNLWDRVFQADGDPSNSALRRICKAEYLSFLRMRQWKDLVTQLREMCKEFRFKVGEPIPVSRPDLGIRQLPMNQQAAHALCCSWDAQGIHTSMLSGLLSMMGMQIVREPKASDFAGLKGTARARAMKRAQKMAKNDYQGARGTRFALFPASAVAKSTPPWVMSTELVETSRLWARYSAEIDPAWAEPLAGSLTRTTYADPHWSGSRGSAVASAKVLLYGLPIVQDRTVQWGRINPLEARDFLIRQGLVEGDIQQRFPYDDFVTKNRDILEEAADDASRTRQMAQTVSDEDLFDFYNAIIPNTVTNVADLAKWWKTKHDERPDLLDFDPEKVERLADADSVSLSDYPDHWHTLGTDGSPIDLRLSYVYDPHDPNDGVTVHIPLKALSRLTPEQFSWNVPGLLDELIVGMIKSLPKTLRVQFVPAPDTARKIRAWIDERYPDLPGSGSQQRPNLPPGDADGVAVWPDLPHVFTQAAIDIVGAQIHPEVLTGELWNKLTPYLRMTFAVEQQLPANRKQQHGRRHARGPVKVLGTGKSLVELQRTFAEQAEASARQMVKRQAETAGNQGKLVQKANLLHKAGATTEARATMLWQGALDALRLPGERISSRWLGTEALMLASAPYKSTKELTEDLQLAAVKRLLPKVDELPDDEALANAVLDVREVYEDTVYAVAHDVIAILKRYAEVDKAVSGKADLPLLSVLQSIREHIATLVFPGFIGKTPPEALPSIERYLHADLLRLAKAKNDKNRDVRWAWEADEAKQLVDKTMAKAQREPAGPRHETLMKQAETVRWMLEEFYVSLWAQELGTPKPISLQRIKKALN from the coding sequence ATGAAATTCGAATATCCTTCCCAACTGCCGGTTTCCGCGGCACGTGGCGATATTGCCGAAGCCGTCACGTCGAGTCAAGTGGTGATCGTCTCCGGTCAGACGGGTTCCGGTAAGACCACGCAGTTGCCGAAGATCCTGTTGGAATTGGGCCGTGGATCCCATGGACGGCAGATCGTGCATACGCAGCCGCGCAGGTTGGCCGCCCGTACCGTGGCCGAGCGCATCGCCTCCGAAATGGGTGTGCGTTTGGGCGACGAAGTCGGCTATCAGGTGCGGTTCACCGACGAGAGTTCGCCGAAGACGCGTCTTCGCGTGGTGACGGACGGCATTCTGCTGGCGCAGATCCAACGTGATCCGAAGCTGATGCAGTACGACACGATCGTGATCGATGAGGCGCATGAGCGCAGTCTCAACATCGACTTTCTGCTCGGCTATCTGACGGCGTTGCTGCCGAAGCGTCGCGATCTGAAGCTCATCATCACGTCGGCGACGATCGATTCGGTGAAGTTCCAGGAGCATTTCGAGCATGCTCTGCATACGAAGGTACCGGTCATTGAGGTGTCGGGCCGTACCTACCCCGTGCAGATCGTGTACGAGCCGCTTGGCACCGCGCCTGCGCTGATGCGCTCCGTGCCGGGTTTCGAAACCGGCGCGATGCCGGGCGACTCCGATTACGAGGCGTTGTCCGCCGCTCCGGACGCAAAGGATTCGGGCCGCGACGTGAATATCGACATGCCGACCGCCGTGGCATGTGCCTGCGCGGAGCTGGTGATCCATTCCAGCCATGACCGCGGGGCCCGAGATATTCTCGTATTCGCCTCCGGAGAGCGCGATATCCATGAGTTCGAGAACGCGCTCCGCCACCATTACGGTCCACGCGCGGCGGATATGCGCAGGCCCGACGCAATCGAGATCGTACCGCTGTTTGCGCGACTTTCCTCCAAGGAGCAGCACAAAGTATTCGAACCGCACGAGCACCAGCGCATCGTAATCGCCACGAATGTGGCCGAAACGTCGTTGACCGTACCGGGCATCCGCTATGTGGTCGACCCGGGTACGGCCCGCATCTCCCGCTATTCGAAGACGGCGAAGGTGCAGCGGCTGCCGATCGAGCCGATCAGCCAGGCGAGCGCGAACCAGCGTTCGGGTCGTTGCGGTCGTATCGCCGACGGTATCGCAATCCGTCTGTATTCGCGTGAGGATTTCGAGACCCGGCCGGAGTTCACGGAGCCGGAAATCCTACGCACGTCGCTGGGCGCGGTCGTGCTGCACATGCTGTCGGTGGGTGTGGCACGTACCGCACAGGATGTGACGGAGTTCGGTTTCATCGATCCGCCGGATATGAAGGCCGTGTCCGATGGTTTCAACGAACTGACCGAGTTGAAGGCCATCGCCCGCAAGCATGGCGAGGTGGTGCTGACGCATACCGGTCGCCAGCTGGCGCGCATTCCGATTGACGTGCGTTTGGGTCGTATGATCATCGAGGCCGCGAAGTCGACCACGCCGAACACACTGGCCGCAGTGCTGGTGGTGGTCGCGTTCCTGAGTTTGCAGGATCCGCGCGAACGTCCGGATGAGAACCGCGAGGAGGCCGACCGCATCCACAACCGCTATGCGGACGCCTCCAGCGACTTTGTGACCGCGTTGAATCTGTGGGACCGCGTGTTCCAGGCGGATGGCGATCCGAGCAATTCCGCGTTGCGTCGTATCTGCAAAGCCGAGTATCTGAGTTTTCTGCGCATGCGCCAGTGGAAGGATCTGGTCACGCAGCTGCGCGAGATGTGCAAGGAGTTCAGGTTCAAGGTCGGCGAGCCGATTCCGGTATCCCGGCCGGACTTGGGGATCCGCCAGTTGCCGATGAACCAGCAGGCGGCGCATGCGCTGTGCTGTTCGTGGGATGCGCAGGGCATCCACACGTCCATGCTTTCCGGCCTGCTGTCCATGATGGGTATGCAGATCGTACGCGAACCGAAGGCCTCCGATTTTGCCGGACTCAAGGGGACTGCGCGCGCTCGTGCCATGAAGCGTGCGCAGAAGATGGCGAAGAACGACTATCAGGGCGCACGTGGCACACGGTTCGCGCTGTTCCCGGCTTCGGCAGTAGCCAAAAGCACCCCGCCATGGGTGATGAGCACCGAACTAGTGGAGACAAGCCGCCTGTGGGCTCGCTATTCCGCCGAAATCGATCCGGCGTGGGCGGAACCTCTGGCCGGATCGCTGACGCGCACCACATACGCCGACCCGCACTGGTCGGGTTCTCGTGGTTCCGCAGTGGCGAGTGCGAAGGTGCTATTGTACGGTCTGCCGATCGTACAGGACCGTACCGTGCAATGGGGCCGCATCAATCCGTTGGAGGCCCGCGATTTCCTGATTCGTCAGGGTTTGGTGGAGGGCGACATCCAGCAGCGCTTCCCCTACGACGATTTCGTCACGAAGAACCGCGACATCCTCGAAGAGGCCGCCGACGACGCGAGCCGCACCCGTCAGATGGCGCAGACGGTCAGTGACGAGGATCTGTTCGATTTCTACAACGCCATCATTCCCAACACCGTCACGAACGTCGCCGATTTGGCGAAATGGTGGAAGACGAAGCATGACGAACGGCCTGACTTGTTGGATTTCGATCCGGAGAAGGTCGAACGTCTCGCCGATGCCGATTCGGTATCGTTGTCCGACTACCCCGACCATTGGCATACGCTCGGTACGGACGGCTCACCCATCGACCTGCGGTTGAGCTACGTGTACGATCCGCATGATCCGAACGACGGCGTAACCGTGCACATTCCATTGAAGGCGCTCTCTCGACTGACGCCGGAACAGTTTTCGTGGAATGTGCCCGGCTTGCTGGACGAGCTCATCGTCGGCATGATCAAATCACTGCCGAAAACGTTGCGCGTGCAATTCGTGCCCGCCCCGGACACGGCACGTAAGATCCGCGCATGGATCGACGAGCGGTATCCGGATCTGCCCGGCTCCGGAAGCCAGCAGAGGCCGAATCTTCCACCGGGTGACGCGGATGGCGTGGCTGTGTGGCCGGATCTGCCTCACGTGTTCACGCAGGCCGCCATCGACATCGTCGGCGCGCAGATCCACCCGGAAGTGCTCACCGGCGAACTATGGAACAAGCTCACGCCATACCTGCGCATGACCTTCGCCGTGGAACAGCAACTGCCGGCCAATCGCAAGCAGCAGCACGGCAGACGCCACGCACGGGGACCGGTCAAGGTACTCGGCACCGGCAAATCGCTGGTTGAACTGCAACGCACATTTGCCGAACAGGCCGAGGCTTCCGCCCGGCAGATGGTCAAAAGGCAGGCGGAAACGGCAGGGAACCAAGGCAAGCTGGTGCAGAAAGCGAACCTGCTGCACAAAGCGGGCGCCACCACCGAAGCACGCGCCACCATGCTCTGGCAAGGCGCGCTTGACGCACTGCGGCTACCCGGAGAACGCATCTCCTCACGCTGGCTCGGCACGGAAGCGCTCATGCTCGCCTCCGCCCCCTACAAGTCCACGAAGGAACTCACCGAAGACCTGCAGCTGGCCGCCGTCAAGCGCCTGTTGCCGAAGGTCGACGAACTGCCTGATGACGAGGCGTTGGCAAACGCGGTGCTCGATGTACGCGAAGTGTACGAAGACACCGTGTACGCGGTGGCACACGACGTGATCGCCATACTGAAACGCTATGCGGAAGTCGACAAAGCCGTGTCCGGCAAGGCCGACCTGCCCCTGCTGAGCGTACTGCAGTCGATCCGCGAGCACATCGCCACGCTCGTCTTCCCCGGCTTCATCGGCAAGACTCCACCAGAAGCATTGCCGTCCATCGAACGATACCTGCACGCCGACCTGTTGCGCCTCGCCAAGGCGAAAAACGACAAGAACCGCGACGTGCGCTGGGCATGGGAAGCCGACGAAGCTAAACAGCTCGTCGACAAAACCATGGCGAAAGCCCAACGCGAACCGGCCGGTCCACGCCATGAAACGCTCATGAAACAGGCCGAAACCGTACGCTGGATGCTCGAGGAATTCTACGTGTCCCTCTGGGCGCAGGAACTCGGCACCCCAAAGCCGATCAGTCTGCAACGCATCAAGAAGGCGCTCAACTGA
- a CDS encoding cation diffusion facilitator family transporter: MAHDHAHVHEMTANGGEEHQKRLMLSLGLTATVFLAEVVSAVITGSLALLVDAGHMLTDMSVLVASTITAMLMQREPNSKRTWGWARLEVLTAAVGALILLLVGIYALVEAGMRLFGGAADEISDVRLLLFMGVLGLAANVGSIFILASQSEDNMNMKAAFLEVMNDALGSVAVIVSAIVLICTGWTGFDAVAGGIIALMMIPRALKLLGNAARVLLEETPKGLDLDEVRMHLEQVPHVVAVHDLHASTVSTGMPILMAHVVVEQGLTMEDSARILSQLQDCLREHFPVSIPHTTFQLEPEGYSSASRPQMHS; the protein is encoded by the coding sequence ATGGCACATGATCATGCGCATGTACATGAAATGACGGCAAATGGGGGAGAGGAACACCAGAAACGACTCATGCTGTCGCTAGGGCTCACCGCAACGGTGTTCTTGGCGGAAGTCGTCAGCGCCGTCATCACCGGATCGCTTGCCCTGCTGGTGGATGCCGGTCATATGCTCACCGACATGTCGGTGTTGGTGGCCTCCACGATCACCGCGATGCTCATGCAACGGGAGCCTAACAGCAAACGAACCTGGGGATGGGCTCGACTTGAAGTGCTCACCGCCGCCGTTGGCGCGTTGATCCTGCTACTGGTCGGCATATATGCGTTGGTGGAGGCCGGCATGAGACTGTTCGGCGGCGCCGCCGATGAGATTTCGGATGTGCGGCTGCTGCTGTTCATGGGTGTTCTCGGCCTGGCGGCGAATGTCGGATCCATCTTCATTCTCGCCTCGCAGAGCGAAGACAACATGAACATGAAGGCCGCGTTCCTCGAAGTGATGAACGATGCCTTGGGCTCCGTGGCCGTAATCGTTTCGGCCATTGTGCTCATCTGCACCGGGTGGACGGGCTTCGACGCCGTAGCCGGCGGCATCATCGCGTTGATGATGATTCCACGTGCGCTTAAACTCCTAGGCAACGCGGCACGTGTGTTGCTGGAGGAGACCCCGAAGGGGCTGGATCTCGATGAGGTGCGCATGCATCTGGAGCAGGTTCCCCATGTGGTCGCCGTACATGACTTGCATGCCAGCACCGTGTCAACGGGCATGCCAATCCTCATGGCGCATGTAGTGGTGGAGCAAGGCCTCACCATGGAGGATTCGGCACGAATCCTTTCACAGCTTCAGGACTGCCTGCGGGAACATTTCCCTGTTTCGATACCCCATACCACCTTCCAGCTTGAACCGGAAGGATACAGTTCCGCAAGTCGTCCGCAGATGCACTCCTGA
- a CDS encoding class I SAM-dependent methyltransferase, translated as MGGHGGKAEQYFAAEPTSEDVRRRLHIMLRDHTADVEVSNGVFSGNRLDLGTSVLLKRVPEPAQEGTFLDLGCGWGPIALTMALESPKADVWALDVNERALELTKRNAEINGIGTIHAVTADEIPHDLTFDLIWSNPPIRIGKEALHELLMAWLPRLNTGGAAYLVVQKNLGSDSLIPWLATQLGDGYEVSKYASAKGFRVIEVMKA; from the coding sequence ATGGGCGGACATGGCGGCAAGGCGGAGCAGTACTTCGCTGCGGAACCGACGTCGGAGGACGTACGCAGAAGGCTGCACATCATGCTTCGCGACCATACGGCGGATGTGGAGGTCTCCAACGGCGTGTTTTCCGGCAATCGATTGGATCTTGGCACTTCCGTGCTGTTGAAGAGGGTGCCGGAGCCTGCGCAGGAGGGCACATTCCTTGATTTGGGCTGCGGCTGGGGGCCAATCGCATTGACGATGGCGCTCGAATCGCCGAAGGCCGACGTGTGGGCGCTGGACGTGAACGAACGTGCGTTGGAGTTGACGAAGCGCAATGCCGAGATCAATGGCATCGGCACCATTCATGCAGTTACGGCGGACGAGATTCCGCACGACCTCACCTTCGATCTGATCTGGTCGAATCCACCGATCCGCATTGGCAAGGAGGCCTTGCACGAGCTGCTGATGGCGTGGCTTCCGCGATTGAATACGGGCGGTGCCGCATATCTGGTAGTGCAGAAGAATCTGGGCTCCGATTCGTTGATTCCGTGGCTTGCCACGCAACTTGGCGACGGATATGAAGTGAGCAAGTATGCGAGCGCCAAGGGCTTCCGCGTCATCGAGGTCATGAAGGCATGA
- a CDS encoding hemagglutinin, which yields MTSTKRRKRNPRRRLPHLRSLRNTWKKAGLRKRVGMLCRTLLVIIIAIALVVGLVRFVSWRVEVGQAEKTQNQLQAQYDFNPGNIISDGQFFNGNALSEAQVRSFIEEQGAACSGERCLKTMTFDTESQSANEYCEAYEGGRNESAAAIIYKSGKACGVSQKVLLTVLQKEQHLLTATDPSDFQYKSAMGLSCPDDANCDPEYAGFFKQVYGAAKRYQYYVQHEDDYGYHAGALNYIQYHPNAECGGTNVYIGNKATALLYIYTPYQPNTAALEAGAGEGDACSSYGNRNFAIIYSSWFGNPRG from the coding sequence ATGACAAGCACAAAACGTCGCAAACGTAACCCTCGGCGCAGACTCCCCCATCTCAGGTCCTTGCGCAACACCTGGAAAAAGGCTGGCCTCAGGAAACGAGTCGGTATGCTCTGCAGGACGCTGCTTGTCATCATCATCGCAATCGCCTTGGTCGTGGGTCTGGTGCGCTTCGTCAGCTGGCGTGTGGAAGTCGGACAGGCCGAGAAGACGCAGAATCAGCTGCAGGCGCAATACGATTTCAATCCCGGCAACATCATCTCCGACGGGCAGTTCTTCAACGGCAACGCTTTGAGCGAAGCACAGGTCCGATCCTTCATCGAGGAGCAGGGAGCGGCATGTTCGGGCGAACGGTGCCTCAAGACCATGACCTTCGATACCGAATCACAGTCGGCCAACGAATACTGCGAGGCATACGAAGGCGGCAGGAACGAAAGCGCCGCGGCGATCATCTACAAATCAGGCAAGGCCTGCGGGGTAAGCCAGAAAGTGCTGCTCACCGTACTGCAGAAGGAGCAGCATCTGCTCACCGCCACCGACCCGAGCGACTTCCAGTACAAGTCTGCGATGGGCCTGAGTTGCCCGGACGATGCGAACTGCGATCCGGAATATGCGGGATTCTTCAAACAGGTGTACGGCGCAGCCAAGCGATACCAGTACTACGTGCAGCATGAAGACGATTACGGCTACCATGCCGGCGCTCTCAACTACATCCAGTACCATCCGAATGCCGAATGCGGCGGCACGAACGTGTATATCGGAAACAAGGCGACCGCACTGCTGTACATCTACACGCCATATCAGCCGAATACGGCCGCATTGGAGGCAGGGGCCGGAGAAGGCGACGCCTGTTCGTCATATGGCAACCGTAATTTCGCCATCATCTATTCGAGCTGGTTCGGCAATCCGCGCGGCTAG
- a CDS encoding MFS transporter, translating to MTHNVKKDRFFNLPVTILVALSFMLGMSEFIMVGILPDIAAGLKVSEVTVGNLVSLFALVYAPVTPLGSALSARFPRFATHLTLVGVFLLGNVLCAFAPNYGVLVIARILIALVSGTLVAIAMTYAPDVTTERYRTKFIAWVFSGFSIASVVGVPVGTWVANVFGWRWAFHLVNVLTVVLIVLMVIVLPRNSHIVKIGFLPQFRLFFDRRIQLGVLDVVFGAAASYVFYTYLTPIMRDEVHVPERYLSVGLVIFGAACLWSNLYGGKLADRGRGVEPLTHIRPIYCAHAVLMASLIAAHWVPVYGALLLVVLGMFMYLQNSASQVLYMDVASQSHPGSLNLAASLNSMSFNIGIALGSAVGGVVNGHVGLMWLGPVGALFLLCAITITTMLRPFVAREREFYSRGK from the coding sequence ATGACGCACAACGTGAAGAAGGACCGATTTTTCAATCTTCCGGTGACGATTCTCGTGGCCTTGAGCTTCATGCTGGGCATGAGCGAGTTCATCATGGTCGGCATCCTGCCGGATATCGCGGCCGGACTGAAGGTATCCGAAGTGACCGTAGGTAATCTGGTTTCGTTATTCGCGCTTGTCTACGCACCGGTCACGCCGCTCGGCTCGGCCTTGTCGGCGCGCTTCCCGCGCTTCGCCACGCATCTGACGCTGGTCGGCGTCTTCCTGCTCGGCAACGTGCTGTGCGCGTTCGCGCCCAACTATGGCGTGCTCGTCATCGCGCGAATCCTCATCGCACTCGTCTCCGGTACGCTTGTGGCCATTGCCATGACGTACGCTCCCGATGTGACGACGGAACGATATCGCACGAAATTCATCGCATGGGTGTTCTCCGGCTTCTCCATCGCATCCGTCGTGGGGGTACCGGTCGGCACATGGGTGGCGAACGTGTTCGGCTGGCGTTGGGCGTTCCATCTGGTCAATGTGCTCACTGTCGTGCTCATCGTGCTGATGGTCATCGTATTGCCGCGCAACAGCCATATCGTGAAGATCGGCTTCCTGCCGCAGTTTCGCCTGTTCTTCGACCGGCGCATCCAGCTCGGCGTGCTCGATGTGGTGTTCGGTGCGGCCGCGAGCTACGTGTTCTACACGTACCTGACGCCGATCATGCGCGACGAGGTGCATGTGCCGGAACGGTATTTGAGTGTCGGACTGGTGATTTTCGGCGCAGCCTGCCTGTGGAGCAACCTATACGGCGGCAAGCTCGCGGACCGGGGCAGAGGAGTGGAACCGCTGACGCATATCCGCCCGATCTATTGCGCGCATGCGGTGCTCATGGCGTCGCTGATCGCGGCACATTGGGTGCCGGTGTACGGCGCGCTGCTGCTCGTGGTACTCGGCATGTTCATGTACTTGCAGAACTCTGCATCGCAGGTGCTGTATATGGATGTCGCCTCGCAGTCGCATCCGGGATCGTTGAACCTTGCCGCGTCGCTCAACTCCATGTCGTTCAATATCGGCATCGCTCTCGGCTCCGCTGTCGGCGGCGTGGTCAACGGCCATGTCGGTCTGATGTGGCTCGGCCCCGTCGGCGCGCTGTTCCTGTTGTGCGCCATCACCATCACCACAATGCTGCGCCCGTTCGTCGCACGTGAACGTGAATTCTACTCGCGTGGCAAATAG
- a CDS encoding L-lactate dehydrogenase, protein MVDSPIKPTKLAIIGAGAVGSTLAFAAAQRGVAREIVLEDIAKERVEAEVLDMQHGSSFYPTVSIAGGDDPEICRDADMIVITAGPRQKPGQSRLELVGATINILKAIIPGLVKVAPNAIFMLITNPVDIATHVAQKISGLPKNQVFGSGTNLDSARLRFLIAQQTGVNVKNVHAYIAGEHGDSEVPLWASATIGGVPMCDWTPLPGHDPLDADKREEIHQEVKNAAYKIINGKGATNYAIGMSGVDIIEAVMRDSNRILPVSSMLEDFHGISDVCMSVPTLLNRSGVNTAINTPVSDRELAALKRSAETLKETAAQFGF, encoded by the coding sequence ATGGTGGATTCACCAATCAAGCCCACAAAGCTCGCTATCATCGGTGCCGGCGCAGTCGGCTCCACTCTCGCCTTCGCCGCCGCCCAGCGCGGTGTCGCCCGTGAGATCGTGCTCGAAGACATCGCCAAGGAACGTGTCGAGGCCGAAGTGCTCGACATGCAGCACGGCTCCAGCTTCTATCCGACCGTGTCCATCGCAGGCGGCGACGATCCGGAAATCTGCCGTGACGCGGACATGATCGTCATCACCGCAGGTCCGCGCCAGAAGCCGGGCCAGTCCCGTCTCGAGCTCGTCGGTGCCACCATCAACATCCTCAAGGCCATCATCCCGGGTCTCGTGAAGGTCGCCCCGAACGCCATCTTCATGCTCATCACCAACCCGGTCGACATCGCCACCCATGTCGCCCAGAAGATTTCCGGTCTGCCGAAGAACCAGGTCTTCGGTTCCGGCACCAACCTCGATTCCGCACGTCTGCGTTTCCTGATCGCCCAGCAGACCGGCGTCAACGTCAAGAACGTCCACGCATACATCGCCGGCGAACATGGTGATTCCGAAGTCCCGTTGTGGGCTTCCGCCACCATCGGCGGCGTTCCGATGTGCGACTGGACTCCGCTCCCGGGCCACGATCCGCTCGACGCTGACAAGCGCGAAGAAATCCATCAGGAAGTCAAGAACGCCGCCTACAAGATCATCAACGGCAAGGGCGCAACCAACTACGCCATCGGCATGTCCGGCGTCGACATCATCGAAGCCGTCATGCGCGACTCCAACCGCATTCTCCCCGTCTCTTCCATGCTCGAGGATTTCCACGGCATCTCCGATGTCTGCATGTCCGTCCCGACCCTGCTCAACCGCTCCGGCGTCAACACCGCCATCAACACCCCGGTGTCCGATCGCGAGCTCGCAGCCCTCAAGCGTTCCGCAGAGACGTTGAAGGAAACCGCCGCCCAGTTCGGCTTCTGA